A DNA window from Mucilaginibacter xinganensis contains the following coding sequences:
- a CDS encoding undecaprenyl-phosphate glucose phosphotransferase: MINRHTTFFKALNLIIDYLLLNLSLIVTYYILNKTNIFSAENRRFLPIVLIFNLIWLLSANISRLYFAVLNKDSILTFRNVFRTYFLFVSFICFTILILIGSEAYFVTRQYLFYSLAFFGFLLGCWKVIFLLIRKAERAALMDTRKAVIVGAGRTGYDLHEYLLKNWDTGYRVVGFFDDDATKVRESKMYLGDTNECITWVKEHKVTEMFCTLPVSESKKIEKLMLDADKNMVRFKLVPEYYDYGNKPTYIQSFGQIPVISARIEPLEHLLNRMIKRSFDVIFSLFVIVFVFSWLFPILAFLIKAGSKGPVFFVQTRTGRNNAPFKCYKFRSMYVNNNADKVQATRNDSRVTKLGAFMRRTSLDELPQFFNVMIGNMSVVGPRPHMLNHTEEYSELIDMFMVRHFLKPGITGWAQIKGFRGETKTVEAMKQRVEADLWYLENWSFLLDLKIVFLTVRDSLLGNENAF, encoded by the coding sequence ATGATAAACAGACATACCACCTTTTTTAAAGCACTAAACCTTATAATTGACTATCTGCTATTGAACTTAAGTTTAATAGTTACTTACTATATTCTAAATAAGACCAATATTTTTTCGGCCGAAAACAGGAGATTTCTCCCTATAGTGTTGATTTTTAACCTGATCTGGTTGCTGTCTGCAAATATCTCCCGGCTCTACTTCGCTGTATTAAACAAAGACTCTATTTTAACATTTCGCAACGTATTTCGCACCTATTTTCTTTTTGTAAGTTTTATCTGTTTCACCATATTGATATTAATAGGGTCAGAGGCTTATTTTGTAACCAGGCAGTACCTGTTTTATTCTTTAGCGTTTTTTGGGTTTTTATTGGGTTGTTGGAAGGTGATCTTCCTGCTGATAAGAAAGGCCGAACGGGCTGCGCTGATGGATACCCGCAAGGCGGTGATAGTTGGCGCCGGGCGTACCGGATACGATTTGCACGAATATCTGTTAAAAAACTGGGATACAGGTTATAGAGTAGTAGGCTTTTTTGATGACGATGCCACCAAAGTGCGTGAAAGCAAAATGTATCTTGGCGACACAAATGAGTGTATTACCTGGGTTAAGGAACATAAAGTAACCGAGATGTTTTGCACCCTGCCGGTTTCTGAATCAAAAAAGATTGAAAAACTTATGCTTGACGCGGATAAAAATATGGTCCGTTTTAAATTAGTGCCTGAGTATTATGATTACGGTAACAAGCCCACTTATATTCAAAGTTTCGGGCAGATCCCGGTGATCTCTGCCAGGATAGAGCCGCTTGAACATTTACTTAACCGGATGATAAAGCGGAGCTTTGATGTTATATTTTCGCTGTTTGTAATCGTGTTTGTTTTTAGCTGGCTATTTCCTATCCTGGCTTTTTTAATAAAGGCGGGGTCAAAGGGGCCGGTGTTTTTTGTTCAAACCCGTACAGGCCGGAACAATGCCCCTTTTAAGTGCTATAAATTCAGGAGCATGTACGTTAATAACAATGCCGATAAAGTTCAGGCTACACGCAACGATAGCCGGGTAACCAAACTTGGGGCATTTATGCGCCGGACCAGCCTTGATGAACTGCCCCAGTTTTTTAATGTGATGATAGGCAATATGTCAGTAGTAGGGCCAAGGCCACACATGTTAAACCATACCGAAGAATATTCTGAGCTGATAGATATGTTTATGGTAAGGCATTTTTTGAAGCCGGGAATCACCGGATGGGCACAGATCAAAGGCTTCAGGGGCGAAACTAAAACTGTTGAAGCAATGAAGCAGCGGGTTGAAGCAGACTTGTGGTACCTGGAAAACTGGTCGTTTTTACTGGATCTTAAAATAGTATTTTTAACGGTGAGGGATTCGCTGCTAGGCAATGAAAATGCATTTTAA
- the gyrB gene encoding DNA topoisomerase (ATP-hydrolyzing) subunit B: MSEENQDKSNYSADNIQVLEGLEAVRKRPSMYIGDTGVKGLHHLVYEVVDNSIDEALAGYCDTINVTIHKGNSITVVDNGRGIPTGITTKEKVSALQIVMTVLHAGGKFDKDTYKVSGGLHGVGVSCVNALSTHMKTVVEREGKMFTQEYAQGKPLFEVKEIGTSTRTGTTQTFQPDPEIFTLTTEYKYDTLAARLRELAYLNKGIRLTLTDEREPNEDGSFNTEEFYSIGGLSEFVKYLDGTRTSIIPEPIYVDGIKNGIPVELALQYNDTYTENVHSYVNNINTIEGGTHVAGFRRGLTRTLKAYADKEGLLKNMKIEITGDDFREGMTAVISVKVQEPQFEGQTKSKLGNNEVMGAVDMAVGEILGNYLEEHPKEARMIVNKVILAATARAAARKAREMVQRKSVMGGSGLPGKLSDCANSDPALCELYLVEGDSAGGTAKQGRNREFQAILPLRGKILNVEKAMEHKIYENEEIKNMFTGLGVSRGTPEDDKALNMAKLRYHKIVIMTDADVDGSHITTLILTFFFRYMKELIENGYVYVASPPLYQVKKGKEFEYCWTEEQRDAAVQRLKGAGKEDSVHIQRYKGLGEMNAEQLWDTTMNPATRTLKRASIENAAECDHTFSMLMGDEVAPRREFIEKNAKYARIDT; encoded by the coding sequence ATGAGCGAAGAAAATCAAGACAAATCAAATTATTCAGCAGATAATATACAGGTTTTAGAAGGTTTAGAGGCGGTGCGTAAACGCCCTTCCATGTACATTGGCGATACAGGCGTTAAAGGCTTGCACCATTTGGTATATGAAGTTGTTGACAACTCAATAGATGAGGCACTAGCCGGCTATTGCGATACCATTAACGTTACCATTCATAAAGGTAATTCCATTACCGTTGTGGATAACGGGCGGGGAATTCCTACCGGTATCACCACTAAAGAAAAGGTATCGGCACTGCAAATTGTAATGACCGTTTTACACGCAGGTGGTAAATTTGATAAAGATACTTACAAGGTATCCGGTGGTTTGCATGGTGTGGGTGTAAGTTGCGTTAACGCATTGTCAACACACATGAAAACCGTTGTTGAGCGCGAAGGCAAAATGTTTACCCAGGAATACGCACAGGGTAAGCCATTGTTTGAGGTTAAAGAGATCGGCACTTCAACCCGTACAGGTACTACACAAACCTTTCAGCCCGACCCTGAGATATTTACGCTTACCACAGAATATAAGTATGATACCCTTGCAGCCCGTTTGCGCGAACTTGCTTACTTAAACAAAGGCATCCGCCTTACTTTAACTGACGAACGCGAACCTAACGAGGATGGATCTTTTAACACCGAAGAGTTTTATTCAATAGGTGGCTTAAGCGAGTTTGTAAAATATCTTGACGGCACCCGTACTTCTATTATACCTGAGCCAATTTATGTTGACGGTATAAAGAACGGCATCCCGGTTGAGCTTGCTTTGCAGTATAATGATACTTATACAGAGAACGTACATTCATACGTCAACAACATCAATACCATTGAAGGCGGTACGCACGTTGCTGGTTTCCGGCGCGGCCTAACCCGTACTTTAAAAGCTTATGCCGATAAAGAAGGGTTGCTGAAGAATATGAAGATTGAGATTACCGGCGATGACTTCCGTGAGGGGATGACGGCTGTAATTTCAGTTAAAGTACAAGAACCGCAGTTTGAAGGGCAAACCAAATCAAAGTTGGGTAACAACGAGGTAATGGGTGCCGTAGATATGGCGGTAGGAGAGATCCTGGGTAATTACCTGGAGGAACATCCTAAAGAGGCCAGGATGATTGTTAACAAGGTAATTCTTGCTGCAACCGCCCGCGCTGCTGCACGTAAGGCACGTGAAATGGTACAACGTAAAAGTGTAATGGGCGGATCGGGATTACCTGGTAAGCTATCGGATTGTGCCAACAGTGATCCTGCATTATGCGAACTTTACCTTGTGGAAGGTGACTCGGCGGGTGGTACTGCCAAACAGGGCCGCAACCGCGAATTCCAGGCTATTTTACCTTTAAGGGGTAAGATCCTGAACGTGGAAAAGGCAATGGAGCACAAGATCTACGAAAACGAAGAAATAAAGAACATGTTTACTGGTCTTGGCGTAAGCCGCGGTACGCCTGAAGATGATAAAGCGCTCAACATGGCTAAGCTCCGTTATCACAAAATTGTGATCATGACGGATGCGGACGTGGATGGATCGCACATTACTACCCTGATATTAACTTTCTTCTTTCGTTACATGAAGGAGCTGATTGAAAATGGGTATGTATATGTAGCCTCGCCACCGCTTTACCAGGTTAAAAAGGGAAAAGAATTTGAGTACTGCTGGACCGAAGAACAACGTGACGCAGCCGTACAGCGTTTAAAAGGTGCAGGTAAAGAAGATAGTGTGCACATACAACGTTACAAAGGTTTGGGCGAGATGAATGCCGAGCAGCTTTGGGATACAACCATGAACCCTGCAACCCGTACCCTGAAACGTGCAAGCATTGAAAACGCCGCCGAGTGCGATCACACCTTCTCTATGCTGATGGGGGATGAAGTTGCCCCACGCCGTGAGTTTATTGAGAAGAATGCCAAATATGCAAGAATAGATACCTAG
- a CDS encoding CCA tRNA nucleotidyltransferase, with translation MQKHLQHPVFSIISKLAAEQNVQAYAIGGFVRDIFLKRPSKDIDIVVIGNGIAFAESVAHKLKVKVSVFKNFGTASLKYHDLEIEFVGARKESYRLDSRKPIVENGTLDDDQKRRDFTINALAISLHPESFGQLLDPFNGIIDLEKKTIRTPLNPVETFSDDPLRMMRAIRFASQLDFKIDEPALAAIKSNIDRISIISQERITDELNKIILSARPSIGFNYLFDTGLLHKIFPQMTTLYGVEYIDGKGHKDNFYHTLQVLDNICETTDDLWLRWAAILHDIAKPATKRFEPGHGWTFHGHEDRGARMVPKIFTQLKLPLNEKMKFVQKMVQLHLRPIVLAQSIVTDSAVRRLLFEAGEDIESLMLLCKADITTKNEYKVKKYRNNFELVQQKLKDVEERDNMRNWQPPVTGIDIMELFGIKEGREVGIIKNQIREAILEGDIPNNREEAIKFTIEKGAEIGLKVVGNK, from the coding sequence ATGCAAAAACACCTGCAACATCCTGTTTTTTCTATTATATCAAAGCTTGCTGCTGAGCAAAATGTGCAGGCTTATGCTATTGGTGGTTTTGTGCGCGATATTTTCCTTAAGCGCCCGTCAAAAGACATTGATATTGTAGTAATAGGGAACGGGATAGCTTTTGCCGAAAGTGTAGCACATAAGTTAAAAGTAAAGGTTTCGGTGTTTAAAAACTTTGGTACAGCATCACTTAAATACCATGATCTGGAGATTGAATTTGTGGGAGCCCGTAAAGAATCGTACCGGCTTGATTCGCGGAAACCCATTGTAGAAAACGGCACGCTTGACGACGATCAAAAACGCCGGGATTTCACGATCAATGCGCTGGCCATTTCGCTGCACCCGGAGTCTTTCGGGCAGTTGTTAGATCCATTTAACGGCATTATCGACCTAGAAAAAAAAACAATCCGTACCCCCCTAAACCCGGTTGAAACATTTTCTGATGATCCGTTACGGATGATGCGGGCTATCCGCTTTGCATCGCAGCTGGATTTTAAGATTGATGAACCGGCCCTTGCGGCAATAAAAAGCAACATCGACAGGATCAGCATCATATCGCAGGAGCGGATAACTGACGAACTTAACAAGATCATTTTATCCGCAAGGCCATCAATAGGTTTTAATTATTTATTTGATACCGGCCTGCTGCATAAAATATTCCCGCAAATGACGACGCTTTATGGCGTTGAATATATTGACGGGAAAGGGCATAAAGATAATTTTTACCATACCCTGCAGGTGCTGGATAACATTTGTGAAACAACGGACGATCTATGGTTAAGATGGGCCGCTATACTGCACGACATCGCCAAACCCGCCACAAAGCGTTTTGAACCAGGGCATGGCTGGACATTTCATGGTCACGAGGACCGCGGGGCACGCATGGTGCCTAAAATATTCACCCAGCTAAAACTGCCGCTTAACGAAAAAATGAAGTTTGTTCAAAAAATGGTGCAACTGCATTTACGGCCCATTGTTTTGGCGCAGTCAATAGTAACCGATTCGGCCGTACGGCGTTTATTATTTGAGGCTGGCGAGGACATTGAAAGCCTGATGTTGTTGTGTAAAGCAGACATCACCACGAAAAATGAATATAAAGTAAAAAAATATCGCAACAATTTTGAGCTTGTACAGCAAAAATTAAAAGATGTTGAAGAGCGTGATAACATGCGTAACTGGCAGCCGCCGGTAACAGGGATTGATATTATGGAACTTTTCGGTATAAAAGAGGGCCGCGAGGTAGGTATTATCAAGAACCAGATCCGCGAAGCCATACTTGAAGGCGATATCCCAAACAATCGCGAAGAGGCAATTAAATTCACAATTGAGAAAGGTGCAGAAATTGGCTTAAAAGTTGTGGGGAACAAATGA
- a CDS encoding RNA-binding S4 domain-containing protein yields MPVKEKLRIDKYLWAIRVFKTRTLASDACKAGRVKLEGQNIKPSHEVKLSEVYQVSKGPDKKIIKVTGLLENRVDAKKAVDYYEDITPVEQTPAFKSMFHAPLLKRDRGTGRPTKRDRREIDELNDDFFKKDA; encoded by the coding sequence ATGCCGGTAAAAGAAAAACTAAGAATAGATAAATATTTGTGGGCGATAAGGGTTTTTAAAACACGCACGCTGGCATCTGATGCCTGTAAAGCCGGGCGGGTAAAACTTGAGGGGCAAAACATAAAACCATCGCACGAGGTAAAATTAAGCGAGGTGTACCAAGTTTCAAAAGGGCCGGATAAGAAGATTATTAAAGTTACCGGCTTGCTTGAGAACAGGGTAGATGCAAAAAAAGCTGTAGATTATTACGAAGATATAACCCCGGTTGAGCAAACCCCTGCGTTTAAATCAATGTTTCATGCGCCGCTTTTGAAACGCGACCGGGGAACCGGCAGGCCAACCAAGCGTGACCGGCGGGAAATTGACGAGTTAAATGACGATTTTTTTAAAAAAGATGCTTAA
- a CDS encoding aspartyl protease family protein produces the protein MTETKPTSAKKSISIPLQIIDLHEDGFHPLLKIKLFGKRFTVVLDTGASKTAFDKTMLLQTFEHAVLNASDRLSTGLGTNNMESATATISDMYIGKFLVEEFEVAVLDLSTINIAYRQLGHPEVLGVLGGDILMKYKAVIDYGKERLLLRVK, from the coding sequence ATGACTGAGACTAAACCCACATCTGCTAAAAAAAGCATTTCCATTCCTTTACAAATTATTGACCTGCACGAAGATGGATTTCACCCGCTGCTTAAAATCAAACTTTTCGGAAAACGTTTTACTGTAGTTTTAGATACAGGCGCTTCTAAAACTGCTTTTGATAAAACCATGCTGCTGCAAACTTTTGAACATGCCGTACTAAATGCAAGCGACAGGCTTTCCACCGGCCTTGGCACCAACAACATGGAATCGGCAACAGCCACCATTAGCGATATGTATATCGGGAAATTTTTGGTGGAGGAGTTTGAAGTTGCAGTGCTTGATCTTTCAACCATAAATATTGCGTATCGCCAATTAGGGCACCCTGAAGTTTTGGGTGTTTTAGGTGGTGATATACTAATGAAGTATAAGGCAGTAATTGATTATGGTAAGGAAAGGCTTTTATTGCGGGTTAAATAG
- a CDS encoding 2,3,4,5-tetrahydropyridine-2,6-dicarboxylate N-succinyltransferase encodes MQDLKKLIEDAWEDRNLLRYSEYVNAIDTVIEKLDQGEMRVAELIGTRWHTHEWIKKAVILYFPTREMKEITVGPFVFHDKMKLKTDYAQTGVRVVPHAIARYGAYLAKGVIMMPSYVNIGAYVDEGTMVDTWATVGSCAQIGKHVHLSGGVGIGGVLEPIQAAPVIIEDNCFLGSRAIVVEGVHLESEVVLGANVVLTASTKIIDVTHDTPIEYKGIVPARSVVIPGSYTKKFPAGDYQVPCALIIGKRKESTDKKTSLNDALRENNVAV; translated from the coding sequence ATGCAAGACCTTAAAAAACTTATTGAAGATGCCTGGGAAGACAGGAACCTGCTGCGTTATTCTGAATATGTTAACGCAATTGATACTGTTATTGAAAAATTAGACCAGGGCGAAATGCGTGTGGCCGAACTTATAGGCACCCGCTGGCATACCCATGAGTGGATAAAGAAAGCGGTGATCCTGTATTTCCCTACCCGCGAAATGAAAGAAATTACCGTTGGCCCGTTTGTTTTTCACGATAAAATGAAGTTAAAAACGGATTATGCCCAAACAGGCGTTCGGGTTGTTCCCCACGCTATAGCCCGCTATGGCGCTTACCTTGCCAAAGGGGTTATCATGATGCCATCGTACGTAAATATAGGTGCTTATGTGGATGAGGGCACCATGGTTGATACCTGGGCAACCGTTGGTTCATGTGCGCAAATTGGCAAACATGTACACTTAAGCGGTGGTGTGGGCATAGGCGGCGTATTGGAACCTATCCAGGCAGCACCGGTTATTATTGAAGACAATTGCTTTTTAGGGTCAAGGGCCATAGTGGTTGAAGGTGTGCACCTGGAAAGCGAAGTGGTTTTGGGTGCAAATGTGGTATTAACCGCATCAACCAAAATTATTGATGTTACTCATGACACGCCTATTGAATATAAAGGCATTGTACCGGCCCGCTCTGTTGTGATTCCCGGTTCATATACTAAGAAATTCCCGGCAGGTGACTACCAGGTGCCTTGCGCATTAATAATTGGCAAGCGTAAAGAATCAACTGATAAAAAAACATCGTTAAACGATGCGCTGCGCGAAAACAATGTGGCGGTTTAG
- a CDS encoding OmpH family outer membrane protein: MKKTASIFTKITLGVLLAGSIAACNQNKPADKTAATPATTASDKPAIVYVNEDSVSLKYEYAKDMRKRLEDKGKSAQNDVGGRKQAFQREVVEYQKGANTLSADQRATTEQRLQRESQELQTYEQNAGAQLQSTQADESKKLYEKVYEFTKQYAKDNGYKMILTFQTGSTQLLYADKSLDITADYLKKLNEAYTKDKK, encoded by the coding sequence ATGAAAAAGACGGCTTCAATTTTTACAAAAATCACTTTAGGTGTGTTACTTGCCGGAAGCATAGCAGCATGTAACCAAAATAAACCCGCCGATAAAACAGCAGCAACACCTGCTACCACAGCAAGCGATAAACCAGCAATTGTTTATGTTAATGAAGATTCTGTATCGCTGAAATACGAATACGCAAAAGACATGCGTAAACGTTTGGAAGACAAAGGTAAAAGTGCGCAAAACGATGTTGGTGGCCGCAAACAGGCATTTCAACGTGAAGTTGTTGAGTATCAAAAAGGTGCTAATACATTAAGTGCTGACCAACGCGCTACAACTGAGCAGCGGTTACAACGCGAAAGCCAGGAACTACAAACTTATGAGCAAAACGCAGGTGCACAATTACAAAGCACTCAGGCTGATGAAAGCAAAAAGCTTTACGAAAAAGTATATGAATTCACCAAACAATACGCCAAAGACAACGGCTACAAAATGATCCTGACTTTTCAAACCGGAAGCACACAGCTTTTGTATGCTGATAAAAGCCTTGACATTACTGCCGATTATCTTAAAAAACTAAACGAAGCTTACACAAAAGACAAGAAGTAA
- a CDS encoding PadR family transcriptional regulator, translated as MSSNPMLKGTLQTIILKLLEDNSQMYGYEITQKVKEVTAGEFILTEGALYPALHKLEADGMLETFTEVVDNRVRKYYRLTEQGGKEVTSKLNEAQVFIDQLQLLLSLKPAIK; from the coding sequence ATGAGTTCAAACCCCATGCTAAAAGGTACTTTGCAAACCATTATCCTAAAACTACTGGAGGATAATAGCCAGATGTATGGTTATGAGATAACACAAAAAGTTAAGGAAGTAACTGCCGGTGAGTTTATTCTTACTGAAGGGGCATTGTATCCTGCGCTTCATAAACTGGAGGCTGATGGTATGCTTGAAACTTTTACAGAAGTTGTTGACAACCGGGTGCGGAAGTATTATCGCCTTACTGAACAGGGTGGGAAGGAAGTAACCAGTAAACTAAATGAAGCACAGGTTTTTATTGATCAGCTTCAGCTTTTGTTAAGCCTTAAACCTGCAATAAAATGA
- a CDS encoding L-threonylcarbamoyladenylate synthase: protein MLKDEVAKALKVIQDGGIILYPTDTIWGIGCDATNTDAVKKIFRLKQREETKSMIILLDTENKLESYISDVNPLAYDLIEYAENPLTLVMPGAKNISPALIAADGSVGIRVVKHPFCQQLIQRLRKPLVSTSANISGNSSPQYFSQIEGAIINGVDYVVDIDQHDMEIKTPSTIMRLAPDGKFEFIRR, encoded by the coding sequence ATGCTAAAAGACGAAGTTGCCAAAGCGTTAAAGGTTATACAGGACGGCGGAATCATCCTTTATCCTACTGATACTATTTGGGGAATAGGGTGCGATGCCACCAATACCGATGCTGTAAAAAAGATCTTCAGGCTAAAACAGCGCGAGGAAACAAAAAGCATGATCATTTTGCTGGACACCGAAAATAAACTGGAAAGTTATATTAGCGATGTAAATCCCTTAGCTTACGACTTAATTGAATATGCCGAAAACCCGTTAACGCTGGTAATGCCCGGCGCTAAAAACATTTCGCCGGCCCTTATAGCTGCCGATGGCAGTGTAGGTATCCGGGTAGTGAAGCATCCTTTCTGCCAGCAACTCATACAGCGGTTACGAAAACCACTGGTATCAACCTCGGCAAACATCAGCGGCAACTCATCGCCTCAATATTTTTCGCAAATAGAAGGTGCCATAATAAACGGTGTTGATTATGTAGTTGACATTGACCAGCACGATATGGAAATTAAAACACCATCAACCATTATGCGGTTGGCACCTGATGGGAAGTTTGAATTCATCAGGAGATAG
- a CDS encoding nucleoside deaminase yields MKNQLHEKFMRMAIALSEYNIKEGLGGPFGAVIVKDGEVVAASANKVIPENDPTAHAEVSAIRLACKELDTYNLTGCEIYTSCEPCPMCMGAIYWARIDKIYYANTKADAAAIGFDDHFIYNEIACKMEDRKVPFIQLLRNEALGAFKQWKELGFNDTKNY; encoded by the coding sequence ATGAAAAATCAGCTACATGAAAAATTTATGCGGATGGCAATTGCGCTTTCTGAATATAATATAAAGGAAGGACTTGGCGGGCCGTTTGGCGCTGTAATTGTAAAAGACGGCGAGGTAGTGGCCGCCAGCGCCAATAAAGTTATTCCTGAAAACGACCCAACCGCCCATGCCGAAGTATCAGCCATAAGGCTGGCCTGCAAGGAGTTGGATACCTATAATTTAACCGGCTGCGAAATTTACACCAGTTGTGAGCCTTGCCCTATGTGCATGGGCGCTATATATTGGGCCCGGATAGACAAAATATACTATGCAAACACCAAGGCCGACGCTGCTGCCATAGGCTTCGACGATCATTTTATATACAACGAAATAGCCTGTAAAATGGAGGATCGCAAGGTGCCGTTTATTCAGCTTTTACGCAATGAAGCGTTAGGTGCTTTTAAGCAATGGAAGGAACTTGGCTTTAATGATACCAAAAATTATTAA
- a CDS encoding glycosyltransferase family 4 protein: MKIGYDAKRLFLNNTGLGNYSRWLVKNIAQHYPGNQYFLYTPRLKANNSLDFLHNAGQIKTVTPKSKLFTSWWRSRGIVKNLKQDGIEIYHGLSHELPAGIRQTGIKTIVTVHDLIFMRLPESFGWINRRIYTAKVVYACKVADKIIAISEKTKDDLVALLNVDTNKIEVIYQGIDPVFNNPQSKAQKEAVVTKYKLPAKFLLSVGTIETRKNLLLTVKALKLTDACMVVVGKPTAYLDDVKKYLSDNKLTQRVTFLHEVTFNELPAIYQLATVFVYPSRYEGFGLPVLEAISSGVPVIAATGSCLEEAGGPDSLYVDPDDENDLAQKINRIFADEKLRQAMIAAGKQYAAKFESDKLSAQLMQLYNNIKKC; this comes from the coding sequence ATGAAAATAGGATACGATGCTAAACGTTTATTTTTAAACAACACCGGGTTGGGTAATTACAGCAGGTGGCTGGTTAAAAACATAGCACAGCATTACCCCGGCAATCAGTATTTTTTATACACGCCCCGGCTAAAGGCTAATAACAGTCTTGATTTTCTGCACAACGCCGGCCAAATCAAGACCGTTACCCCAAAAAGCAAACTCTTTACTTCCTGGTGGCGCAGCAGGGGAATAGTTAAAAACTTAAAACAGGACGGAATTGAAATCTATCACGGGTTAAGTCACGAACTGCCGGCAGGCATCCGGCAAACAGGCATAAAAACGATAGTTACCGTTCACGATCTGATCTTTATGCGCCTGCCCGAAAGTTTCGGATGGATAAACAGGCGAATTTATACCGCTAAGGTTGTGTATGCCTGCAAGGTTGCCGATAAAATAATTGCCATCAGTGAAAAAACAAAAGATGACCTGGTAGCACTTTTGAATGTGGATACCAACAAAATTGAAGTGATATACCAGGGAATTGACCCGGTATTTAATAACCCGCAAAGCAAAGCGCAAAAAGAAGCAGTAGTAACTAAATACAAACTCCCCGCAAAATTTCTGCTAAGTGTAGGAACTATTGAAACACGTAAAAACCTGCTTTTAACAGTTAAAGCGTTAAAGCTTACAGACGCGTGCATGGTTGTTGTAGGCAAGCCGACTGCTTATTTAGATGATGTTAAAAAATATTTAAGCGATAATAAACTAACGCAAAGGGTGACGTTTTTGCATGAGGTAACATTTAACGAGTTACCTGCAATTTACCAGCTGGCAACAGTATTTGTTTACCCTTCCCGGTACGAAGGCTTTGGTTTGCCGGTATTGGAAGCAATAAGCAGCGGCGTACCGGTGATAGCCGCAACCGGCTCGTGCCTTGAAGAAGCGGGCGGTCCGGATAGCTTATATGTTGATCCGGATGATGAAAATGACCTTGCTCAAAAGATCAATCGTATATTTGCAGACGAAAAACTGCGGCAAGCTATGATAGCAGCAGGAAAACAATATGCTGCAAAGTTTGAAAGCGATAAGCTTTCTGCACAGCTGATGCAATTATATAACAACATTAAAAAATGCTAA